The nucleotide sequence gattgATAAAACTGATACAAATTCCCCTTCCAAGGTCAAAGTCATAGCGTAGATAAATAAATACATGACGTGTTGGAAAATGAGCACCAGACAACAGACGTCACACGTTTAGAGTAGCAGAAGGTTTCAGAATTTTTAAATACTCTTGTCCCACTTGACCTCTACTCGTTCAAAAAGATAGCTCTCCGCCTTCTTCTATGCTGCTGATAAACATTGAGctatgctcacatctgcgttgtgtcaTCCCATTGTTCTACTTTTTTAGAGgatcagaacaagggaataatggaagTGATGGTTCCCGTTGCACTACCGACGGAACACATTGACTTCCtggctttccgtcggggtgtccatgattttaccagacacaatagcgtagcatgctacgctattgtctccggtgaTCTCGGCCAGATCTGCAACGGAAGCccttaatggagcctccaacgcagatgtgaatgaggccttagccgGGGACTTGCAGAATATTTCACAGTTTCGTGGGTGCTGATTTCAAATGGAATAATTAACATGATTTCTcaaagataaaattctggctTTCCTTCCTCTTGCACAGGTAAAAAGTTTGTATTTTGGGAGAAAAAGATATAGGGTTGTTCCTGACTACACATGTCCAGACTTTCCGGGCTCCTGAGCTGATCTGCACTTATTTTGCTGTCCGTATCTGACACTGAAGAACAGGGAATATCTGTGTATCTGGAAGGCTGAGTGTTGGCCACAAAGCTGTCACAATGGCTCTGGCTTTCCTCTTGCATTGGCCGCCTCATGGTGTCCTCATTTTCTGGGGTTGTGTGTGCGTCTTGGGAGCTTGAATTGTAGTACACTACAACAAGATCTGTTTTAATGTTCATTACTGGAGCACTTGAAATAACTGTTGTGTTATGATTCCCAGTCACATTTCCTGTGTCGAGAAAATAACAATTAGTAGAGTCAGACAAAACCAATTTATTGGTTCAGAAGCTTTATCTCTTTCCTGACAAATTTGGGCTTATTTCTCATTTGAGACTGGATCATTTCCAGCATTCTTaaaaaaatcactgaaaaagaccATACTTAGGCCTGGTTCTCGCGTTGCAAGTACAGCCCAAAAAAACCTGCACTAAACAGGTGAAGCACAGGGTCTCAATGTGCTTCACCAGTACAAGCACAAATTTAAAAAATGCCCACAGGTGGGTGATTTGCCCATATGGTAACACATACCCTACTCCCTACCcataaaatgttaattttattattattattattttaacctTATGCAAAACAGAACAGTTTAAAAACCCAGACCAGCATGTGGTATCAGTACTGGTATAAATAATATCTACCTTGGCTGATGTGAATCTAAATAAGCACTGCATTGTAACAAGCCAAAGTGCGGCTCAAGAAACTTGTGTCGGCTTGTTCAATGAACTGACAATTGTAATGCTGAAGGCCTGCAGTGCTATCAGCATAGACGTATACTGTATCTTCTGGTGGAACGGCCATCTAAAAAACTAATTTAGGCCTCCCCAACATGTTTCACCAACATCAGCGGATTGAGACCAATAATGGTTTAAATTTGCTTTCGCTTTTAAAGCAACATAAACGTAAACTGCATTGCAAAACCGCGATAAAACACACACGTTATTCACAGAAATTAAGCacataaaaaccgcaacaaaactgcaataaaaatgaGGAAAAAACGCAAAAGAATGTTTGGTGGAAACACAAgcaaaggcctctttcacacggcagtattttggtcagcattttgcatcagtatttgtaagtcaaaactaggagtggaaccTTCGAAGTAAAAAagtgtaatggaaagatttgcacctcttcagtGTCGTGGACCTGCTccaggttttggcttccaaatactgatgcaaaatactgacctaaataatACCATGTTAAAGTGGCCTTACTGGTGTTTTATCTTGTGCTTCTATCAGTAGGTATAGCCTTTTCCTGTGATTTGCATTtgatttaggcctgatttacacgagcgtgtgcgttttgcgcgcgcaaaaaacgctgcgttttgcgcgctcaaaaggcacttggcagctccgtgtgtcatccgtgtatgatgcgcggctgcgtgattttcgcgcagccgccatcatagagatgaggctagtcgacgcccgtcactgtccaaggtgctgaaagagctaactgatcggcagtaactctttcagcaccctcgacagtgaatgccgaacacaatatacaccaacctgtgaataaaaaaagactttcatacttaccaagaacttcctgcttcccccagtccgggctcccggccgttgccttggtgacgcgtcccactcttgtcatccggccccacctcccaggatgacgccgcagtccatgagaccgctgcagcctgtgattggctgcagcctgtgcttggcctgtgattggctgcagctgtcacttggacttaactgtcatcccgggaggtcggaccggagttatcggtaagtcagaacgtctttttttttttacaggttcatggattttcggagcggaagtcactgtccatggtgctgaaccagtttaacgctttcagcaccgtggacagtgactgtctcctgacgtcgcgtacccgaacattttttaccggtttcggtcaaaacgagtttggccgaacccggtgaagttcggtgcgctcatctcgaatttgacactccgtttggatgtttgtaaacagaaaagcacgtggtgcttttctgtttacattcaggagtttgacagctcttgcgcgaatcacgcagttcgcacggaagtgcttccgtgcggcatgcgtggttttcacgcacccattgacttcaatgggtgcgtgagtgcgcgaaaaacgcacgattatagaacatgtcgtgagtttttttctgcgcacacacgctgagcgcaattcacgcatcgtctaaactgccccattgactaatataggtgcgtacgacatgcgtgcaaagcacgcgcgtcgcacgcgcgtatattacgttcgtgtaaatgaggccttaaacataGTGACTCACAagacaatgaggacccttgacgcaggATTCAAACTTGTGTATTTTGTCAAAAacatcaactaatacctcatgtttatcatttcTGCATGATGCAGTCTGGCCTTGTGATGTTGGGGGAGAATGGTGTGTCAGTACTTAGTGTAGTGCACTTAGAGGGTGCTAGGCAgcccgcctgatctaatagtatgggtgtgACTAATAGGCTGCTAGCCAGCATGGTGTATGAGACataaccgtgtgactggcacccTAATACAagtcttatctgtgtgcaatgttaATACTAAGCACCCCCTCATGGATGGTAGGTGTGTGAGTGGCTGTTCATCAGGACTTCCGTTTGGCTGATGCATATGAACTCACCACGCAAGTCTATGTGCATGAGAGCTAAGGGGAAGCTTCAGACGCGGCATAATTTGTTTGTCATCTGGCAAACTTTCTGAAGTGATTTtttccttttgcattgcaaagggtgaaatccgcagcaaaaatccATAACAAATCTGCGTactgcaaaaatctgcatcatgCCCTAAGAtgttcacagatttttttttatgatatgtGTGAACGGGGTTCGGAGAACTCCATTCACTAGAATTGTTTTGTAATTTGCTGCTGAAGTTTTGATGGGAATCCGCATGCCGTgctattcttcccgtcaaatCTTAAGGAATTTGCAATGGAGGCACTgaatggagcctccaatgcaaatAGAAACCCAGCCTGAGATACATACACTGACatgatgttatttttcactgtatCTCACCTGGTTGAGGTGGTGGTACGTCTGTAGAAGGGCTGCTGCTGGCACTACTCTCACTTCTTGAATACAGCCTGTCCGTGAAGCAAGAACATGACTCCTCTCCATCATTTCTCTCAGGTGTAGGATATGCTGTCTTTGAAAATACATGAAACGTGTGTGGAGAAGCACAATGTTCACACACGTTGTCCAAAGCATCTCTGGCAGAGTGTTCTTGAACTTCCTTGGCAGACTGACCACAAGGATGGTGGGAATACGGAGGAATGCTGACACTTTCTTCTTGTGAAGGAGGCAGCAGTCTATCTGAACTGGTGTCTGAAAAGCCAGGGAATGTTCCTAGAGAGCCAATTTCAAGATCCGAGGTTGAGTCCATGCCTACAATCATACTCCCATTCTCTGGTTCAGGTGACCTATGGTCCACGTATTCATCTTCTATTGGAATCATTCTGCCCTGGTAAAATTCTGATTCTTTTAGCGGATTGCTTTCCTCCGAAGATGAATGTATTATGTTTATGGGAACCTTTGACTCACTCTTAATCTGATCGCTGAAcgattttttctaaaatataaaaattgtacACAGGAATCACTTGAGCAGAAGAACATGTATTCAGGTGTTTTATTTCATTTGAGTCAGCTTTATTATGAATAGGAATATTGTGTAAAGCTAGGAAAAAATGGTGTACAGATATGGCTGAGGATCAGATGTGTATGGTCAGTCATCGTCATACTGACAACCAGAAGTACTTGATATGGATATACTGTACATCCTTGTGATTATGCAATGCTTCCCTTCTCTCAGAGATATAGGTGAGACATATCAACATGTCTGTCCAGCTACATAGTCGCATAATTGCAAGTGATGGGACAATGCAAACATAATAATTTGAGATTCATTTACGTGATTTTTCTGGGTTTTCTTGTGGTGGTTGTAGCTGAACCAGGTGTATATTGAACAGTAATAGTCAACTTAATGAAGTTCTCTACTCACTATAAACAATGAAAACTAGTATATTCGTTACAATTTATAGCATTTCTGGCATGCGCCTAAATGTTATACTAACTGCATATACGCACTATATCGTACCTGAGATCCTTGTAATGGGTTACAACTTTGCTGTACCCAATCCTGGACttgtgctaaaaaaataaataaaataaaaaaatacagtttaATCACAAGCTCAATAATTCAGTGTATGAACCTGTAAAATGACGGGAATCTGACGGAACTCATTTAAGTTATTCCGGTATTTTcggtgttctgctcctctgaccgacgcagatgtgaacaggccctaaaacacaacttaatatgaAGGCAAGCAAAACGCTATAATTCCACCCTATTTAAAATTACAAGCACCTATCCAAGAATTGTATCGCCCAATAGGGGCTAGTAAACAGACTATATATTCCATACAGAAAATGATAGTATGATAGAGTCAAGTAATTTGTCTTCTGAAGCTGCCCATAGGAACGAGATATTTGTTGGCGGGATTTAACAACAATCGAATTAACCAATTTTTCATATTGAAGAAACGTCGTCCTGTTCTTACCTAAAGAAACGTCTATTTAAAGACCAGGTCAGCAACCTGCTGCTAACGATCTACCGTTAGATTGTGGACGGGTGGCTCATAGATCAGGGACTTGGGTGCTTTTTACTTACATGCTGCAGACTTTTCAGTCCTCAGCATTGAACCAATACACAGCATGCTGGGGCTTCAGGAGGGTGGAGAGGATCCACTAAGTGGCATCCCTGAGTGACGTCCAGCTCACACTGCTCTGATGCTGCCACTGCAGCCTGCCGAAGTCTTCCTCCCCTCATGCCTTAAGGCTCAAACAGGGTTCGATTGGCTCACCAAAATACCAGATGATGCTCTGGGGGGCCCGGGCTCTGACAATAATGTCCAGTAGAAGACAACACCATGTGGAGGTGAATTTGGAGCAAATTACTTGCCACCAGGGTCTATTTaggccttattgatgatatgtcgtgTGTGTAATCATAACAAAAAAGATTATGATGCAATTAAACATGGATGTGCACGTGTGATTTATAGCTTGGCAGAGTCATCCCTGTCCAACGCTGGGCTCAAGGAATTGTTTTTACTTGGGCAATGTGGATGTCACTTTTATTGGGGCCTTTGGCTGCCACTGTTATTGGGGGTATatgtggttgtcactgttatgaggAAATATGGATGTTACTGTTAATGAGGGCACCCTGATGATACTATTTATGGGCCACCCCGATGGCACTCCTAATAAGGGCATTATAGTGGTACTATTATGCAGGTACCTGGATGGCAACTTAATTATTGTAATCAACATTTGTGTATAGGGAGAGACGAGAGACCTGTCCATCATAGCGAACCTGGCGAGAGAAAACCATGCGGGAGATGGCCAGCAGACACTTCTTCACAAGCACGGCACATAACACTGGGTGTGACCCAGTGTTAAAGCGGTTTCCTCTAAAACATGGTAGCACTTTAACCTAGCTGATTATGATCATCAAACCGGTCACTACATCATGCTGCCGCATTTAGGATAGAATATACTTAGTGTCAAATGAACATTTAGTATACTCAAATCAGCAGATCTCCCATTCTTTTTACAAGTCCACATGTAATTGATACTTAGAGTAGTAGTACCTATTAGTCCACTGAATTTCTTCCTATAGCACACAACATAGATGATGCATATCACAATCCCTGATGCCACAATAGGGAAAATAATTAGGATTACCACCTTTCTCACTgcataaagaaaacaaaaaaaacggtaCATTAGAAAAATTATTAAAGGCAACATCAAAATATAAACAATAcaaaatcaaacgaaacttttgcATAAATATTTAACaaataaggttctgttcacatctgtttcGGAAGCTGCGGTAAAAGCCTTGTCGTAGGTTCGGTCATATTTGctagacaaaatagcgcagcatgcagcactattttgtccagcaaaattatggaaacctgacggaacctattaggc is from Rhinoderma darwinii isolate aRhiDar2 chromosome 5, aRhiDar2.hap1, whole genome shotgun sequence and encodes:
- the TNFRSF11A gene encoding tumor necrosis factor receptor superfamily member 11A, which codes for MRSSALFTASLWIMAALCMALPMRQNSLKCDPKKQYEYLGRCCNKCPPGSHMTARCSSIANTTCSPCGPNEYMSVWNIDLKCTLYMVCDSGKALHMSHKGNRTYPRECECFEGYHFDTKQEICMENVKCLPGFGSQLPVQSNKNTVCTPCPVGYYSNSSSATEACTRWKNCTGVGLQELVPGTNISDVICDRHIYLQDLRKVVILIIFPIVASGIVICIIYVVCYRKKFSGLIAQVQDWVQQSCNPLQGSQKKSFSDQIKSESKVPINIIHSSSEESNPLKESEFYQGRMIPIEDEYVDHRSPEPENGSMIVGMDSTSDLEIGSLGTFPGFSDTSSDRLLPPSQEESVSIPPYSHHPCGQSAKEVQEHSARDALDNVCEHCASPHTFHVFSKTAYPTPERNDGEESCSCFTDRLYSRSESSASSSPSTDVPPPQPGNVTGNHNTTVISSAPVMNIKTDLVVVYYNSSSQDAHTTPENEDTMRRPMQEESQSHCDSFVANTQPSRYTDIPCSSVSDTDSKISADQLRSPESLDMCSQEQPYIFFSQNTNFLPVQEEGKPEFYL